A region of Actinobacillus porcitonsillarum DNA encodes the following proteins:
- a CDS encoding AAA family ATPase, translating into MRFEIENVGKLKKAKFELKPLTIFIGKNNSGKTYATTALWALINYLKNLDVINFISSDLRKKYNDLFKSKFMDLNFGNNVNVNVNVNVLVESTEIKKIQEVINKKLVEESKEILNNAFRFSHFENSKLKLLNDTFEDVGLNLSVKNLGVDSFYQITIKHNEINTNYEIGVIVNTTSRDELIEYINKIFWDYIAKLSYSVNEFSELWHNIYIPAARTGIVLNLNNIISGPFRGQLFSKDDLERKTNDFTQPTLNFALHLNSLLFDNDKEYTYLKELMGGKIKINSSTNRYEYLPNKTDKSIPLSASSSLVTELTPMAILGADSVRKDFILFEEPEAHLHLEAQREMAKALVKMVNKGKKILITTHSDTFLQQLNNLILLERLKKQGKDISVFDISEDELLSESNVVTYEFKCNSEITDVEQLTCGDYGFIADSLNEVLIALAKETNSIIDLIDEK; encoded by the coding sequence ATGAGATTTGAAATTGAAAATGTTGGTAAGCTAAAAAAAGCTAAATTTGAGCTTAAGCCTCTTACAATTTTTATTGGAAAAAATAATAGCGGTAAGACATACGCCACTACGGCATTATGGGCTTTAATTAACTATCTAAAAAATCTAGATGTTATTAATTTTATTAGTTCTGATTTACGCAAAAAATACAATGATTTATTTAAGTCCAAATTTATGGATTTAAATTTTGGAAATAATGTTAATGTTAATGTTAATGTTAATGTTCTTGTAGAATCAACTGAAATTAAAAAAATACAGGAAGTTATTAATAAGAAATTAGTGGAAGAGTCTAAAGAAATTCTTAATAATGCTTTTAGATTTTCTCATTTTGAGAATTCTAAGTTAAAGTTATTAAATGATACATTTGAGGATGTTGGTTTAAATTTAAGTGTTAAAAATCTGGGTGTTGATAGCTTTTATCAAATTACAATAAAACACAATGAAATAAACACCAATTATGAAATAGGAGTAATCGTTAATACTACATCTAGGGATGAATTAATTGAATATATTAATAAAATATTTTGGGATTATATTGCTAAATTATCTTATTCTGTGAATGAATTCTCAGAATTATGGCATAATATATATATACCTGCTGCAAGAACGGGTATTGTACTAAATTTGAATAACATTATTTCGGGGCCGTTTAGAGGACAGCTGTTCTCTAAGGATGATTTAGAAAGGAAGACAAATGACTTTACTCAACCGACATTAAATTTTGCTTTACATCTAAATAGTTTATTGTTTGATAATGATAAGGAATATACATATTTAAAAGAGTTAATGGGAGGAAAAATAAAAATCAATTCATCAACTAATAGATATGAATATTTACCTAATAAGACAGACAAATCAATTCCATTGTCAGCATCATCTTCCCTTGTTACTGAATTGACTCCTATGGCTATTTTAGGAGCTGACTCTGTAAGAAAAGATTTTATTTTATTTGAAGAGCCAGAAGCCCATCTTCATTTAGAAGCACAACGAGAAATGGCAAAAGCACTTGTAAAAATGGTTAATAAAGGGAAGAAAATATTAATTACAACCCATAGCGATACATTTTTACAGCAATTAAATAATTTAATTTTGTTAGAACGTCTAAAAAAACAAGGTAAAGATATTTCCGTATTTGACATATCCGAAGATGAATTACTTAGTGAAAGTAATGTTGTGACCTATGAGTTTAAATGCAATAGTGAAATTACAGATGTAGAACAGTTAACTTGTGGAGATTATGGCTTTATTGCAGATTCTTTAAATGAAGTTCTCATTGCTTTAGCTAAAGAAACTAATAGTATTATAGATTTGATAGATGAGAAGTAA
- a CDS encoding zeta toxin family protein, with protein sequence MHNKSLAIFYCGTNGAGKSTLRSFNQDSVQIVIDSDHIAMQINPGNPRLADIEAGRKAVELFKFAIRHNISFSMESTLSGKSILQRMEVAKKNFYTRLNYVGVDDPKINIARVKARVKAGGHFIEEETIKRRYQINRENLIQAILLNDETFIYDNSSDSPKIQLVISENKTVTKLTDKLPQWCEDLVNELLILGYVK encoded by the coding sequence ATGCACAATAAGTCTCTTGCTATTTTCTACTGCGGAACAAATGGAGCGGGTAAATCAACATTACGCTCTTTTAATCAGGATTCCGTGCAGATTGTGATTGATTCAGATCATATTGCAATGCAAATTAATCCTGGCAACCCAAGATTGGCAGATATTGAGGCAGGTAGAAAAGCAGTAGAGCTATTTAAATTTGCAATACGACATAATATTTCTTTTTCAATGGAATCAACCCTATCAGGTAAATCCATTTTGCAAAGAATGGAAGTAGCGAAGAAGAATTTTTATACTCGTTTAAATTATGTTGGAGTAGATGATCCAAAAATAAATATTGCTCGTGTCAAAGCAAGAGTAAAAGCAGGTGGGCATTTTATTGAGGAAGAGACGATTAAAAGGCGTTATCAAATTAATCGAGAAAATTTAATTCAAGCAATTTTATTAAATGACGAAACATTTATTTACGATAATTCATCAGATAGTCCAAAAATACAGCTTGTTATTTCAGAAAATAAAACTGTTACTAAATTAACAGATAAATTGCCTCAATGGTGTGAGGATTTAGTGAACGAGTTGTTAATATTGGGGTATGTAAAATAA
- a CDS encoding GNAT family N-acetyltransferase translates to MWQLKAFSELSTQELFEIYQARIAVFVVEQNCAYQEVDEKDLKALHLFAKNSQKLTAYCRIIPEQDGVHIGRVLVTKEARGTGLAKKLMTQALTVCQQQWQSEKVYVQAQAYLQDFYQSLGFEPISEVYLEDGIPHLDMVKGE, encoded by the coding sequence ATGTGGCAATTAAAAGCATTTTCTGAGCTTTCCACTCAAGAACTTTTTGAGATTTACCAAGCGCGTATCGCAGTTTTTGTGGTAGAGCAAAATTGCGCTTATCAAGAAGTCGATGAAAAAGATCTGAAAGCCTTACATCTTTTTGCAAAAAATTCGCAAAAACTGACCGCTTACTGTCGGATTATTCCCGAACAAGACGGCGTGCATATCGGCAGAGTATTAGTTACAAAGGAAGCTCGCGGCACAGGCTTGGCAAAAAAATTGATGACACAAGCACTTACTGTTTGCCAGCAACAATGGCAAAGTGAAAAGGTCTATGTGCAAGCCCAAGCCTATTTGCAAGATTTTTATCAATCGCTTGGGTTTGAACCGATTTCCGAAGTTTATTTGGAAGATGGCATACCGCATTTGGATATGGTAAAGGGGGAGTAA
- the hisIE gene encoding bifunctional phosphoribosyl-AMP cyclohydrolase/phosphoribosyl-ATP diphosphatase HisIE yields the protein MINKVDWQKVDNLLPVIIQNAQTCEVLMLGYMNQEALAKTLAEKKVTFFSRTKQRLWTKGETSGHFLNVVDMSLDCDNDTLLILADPIGETCHTGAESCFHQFKTQSEGDWTWFSKLERTLAERKNADPESSYTAKLYAKGTKKIAQKVGEEGVETALAAMAKDPDELVSEAADLVYHLTVLLHNENLAWQDVIEKLKERHRGIGLHPEGSNK from the coding sequence ATGATAAATAAAGTAGATTGGCAAAAAGTCGATAACCTTCTCCCCGTGATCATCCAAAACGCCCAAACCTGTGAAGTCCTAATGCTTGGTTATATGAACCAAGAAGCATTAGCCAAAACATTAGCCGAGAAAAAAGTGACGTTTTTCTCCCGCACTAAACAACGTTTATGGACGAAAGGGGAAACTTCGGGGCATTTCTTAAACGTGGTGGATATGAGCTTGGATTGCGATAACGACACCTTGCTGATTTTAGCCGATCCGATTGGCGAAACCTGTCATACGGGGGCGGAAAGTTGTTTTCATCAGTTTAAAACCCAATCTGAAGGCGATTGGACGTGGTTTAGTAAATTAGAACGCACCCTTGCCGAGCGTAAAAACGCCGATCCTGAAAGCTCTTACACGGCAAAACTTTATGCGAAAGGCACGAAGAAAATTGCACAGAAAGTCGGTGAAGAAGGGGTTGAAACGGCGCTGGCTGCGATGGCAAAAGATCCCGATGAATTAGTTAGCGAAGCGGCAGATTTGGTTTATCACTTAACTGTATTGCTCCACAACGAAAATTTGGCGTGGCAAGATGTCATTGAAAAACTCAAAGAACGTCATCGGGGAATTGGGTTACATCCTGAAGGGTCGAATAAGTAA
- the tnpA gene encoding IS200/IS605 family transposase, with translation MSYTRLLYHIVFRTKYGLPTIVEEHEEILYRYIWGYAKEQDVVLYRINGMPDHLHLFVELKATINVADFVKHLKNSTHLFLEQHRDYFPDFYAWSKGYCALTYSEREKAQIINYIKNQKEHHKSQNFVDEIKFLFTDYGIEYDEQYFERNL, from the coding sequence ATGAGTTATACAAGATTGCTTTATCATATTGTTTTTCGTACAAAATATGGTTTGCCAACTATTGTGGAAGAACACGAAGAAATTTTGTATCGTTATATTTGGGGCTATGCGAAAGAGCAGGATGTGGTGCTTTATCGAATAAATGGTATGCCTGATCATTTGCATCTATTTGTTGAATTAAAAGCAACCATCAATGTAGCAGATTTTGTGAAGCATTTAAAAAATAGTACCCATTTATTTTTAGAACAACATCGTGATTATTTCCCTGATTTTTATGCGTGGTCTAAAGGTTATTGTGCTTTAACTTATAGCGAACGAGAGAAAGCACAAATAATCAATTACATTAAAAATCAAAAAGAACATCATAAAAGCCAAAATTTTGTGGATGAAATTAAATTTCTGTTTACAGATTATGGTATTGAATATGATGAACAATATTTCGAAAGAAATTTATAA
- the hisF gene encoding imidazole glycerol phosphate synthase subunit HisF yields the protein MLAKRIIPCLDVRDGQVVKGVQFRNHEIIGDIVPLAKRYAEEGADELVFYDITASSDGRTVDKSWVERVAEVIDIPFCVAGGIKTIDDAEQIFAFGADKISINSPALADPELISCLADRFGVQAIVVGIDSWFEKETGKYWVNQYTGDEKRTRQTNWQLLDWVQEVQKRGAGEIVLNMMNQDGVRNGYDLTQLKLVREVCHVPLIASGGAGEMVHFRDAFVEANVDGALAASVFHKQIINIGELKEYLAKEGVEVRR from the coding sequence ATGTTGGCAAAACGGATAATCCCTTGTTTAGATGTGCGTGATGGTCAAGTGGTCAAAGGCGTGCAGTTCCGTAATCACGAAATTATCGGCGACATCGTACCGCTTGCCAAACGCTATGCAGAAGAAGGGGCGGACGAATTGGTGTTCTACGATATTACTGCTTCTTCAGACGGCAGAACCGTTGATAAAAGTTGGGTAGAGCGCGTGGCGGAGGTCATCGACATTCCGTTTTGCGTAGCGGGTGGCATTAAAACCATTGACGATGCAGAGCAGATTTTTGCTTTCGGTGCGGATAAAATTTCCATAAATTCGCCCGCACTGGCGGATCCTGAACTGATTTCCTGCCTTGCGGATCGCTTTGGCGTGCAAGCGATTGTGGTGGGGATTGATAGCTGGTTCGAAAAAGAAACGGGCAAGTATTGGGTCAATCAATACACTGGCGATGAAAAACGTACTCGTCAAACTAACTGGCAGCTACTCGATTGGGTGCAAGAAGTGCAAAAACGAGGCGCCGGCGAAATCGTACTGAATATGATGAACCAAGACGGCGTGCGCAACGGCTATGATTTAACCCAACTCAAACTCGTGCGTGAAGTCTGCCACGTGCCGCTAATCGCCTCAGGCGGCGCCGGCGAAATGGTGCATTTCCGCGATGCGTTTGTGGAAGCCAATGTGGACGGCGCACTGGCGGCGAGTGTGTTTCATAAGCAGATTATTAATATTGGGGAGTTGAAGGAATACCTTGCGAAAGAAGGTGTGGAAGTGCGGAGATAG
- the hisA gene encoding 1-(5-phosphoribosyl)-5-[(5-phosphoribosylamino)methylideneamino]imidazole-4-carboxamide isomerase translates to MKKSIIIPALDLIDGQVVRLHQGDYAKQTTYSDNPIEQFAGYLAQGAEQLHLVDLTGAKDPAKRQTALIGEIIATTKCKIQVGGGIRTEQDVADLLAVGANRVVIGSTAVKEREIVKGWFNKYGSEKFVLALDVNIDSSGRKIIAISGWQEASGVSLEELIEDFQSVGLQHVLCTDISRDGTLAGSNVDLYKEICAKYPDVNFQSSGGIGSLADIQALKGTGVAGVIVGRALLEGKFNVAEAIECWQNG, encoded by the coding sequence ATGAAAAAATCCATTATTATCCCTGCCCTTGATTTGATTGATGGGCAGGTGGTGCGGTTGCACCAAGGCGATTATGCCAAACAGACGACTTATAGCGATAATCCGATTGAGCAATTTGCTGGCTACCTTGCACAAGGGGCGGAGCAGTTGCATTTGGTGGATTTGACAGGGGCGAAAGATCCTGCCAAAAGACAAACCGCACTTATCGGTGAGATTATTGCGACGACTAAATGTAAAATCCAAGTGGGCGGCGGTATTCGCACCGAGCAAGATGTGGCGGATTTATTGGCGGTGGGAGCGAACCGTGTGGTGATTGGCTCAACGGCGGTCAAAGAGCGTGAGATAGTCAAGGGCTGGTTTAATAAATACGGGTCGGAGAAATTCGTGCTGGCGTTGGACGTGAACATTGATTCAAGCGGTCGAAAAATCATTGCGATTAGCGGCTGGCAAGAAGCAAGCGGCGTGTCATTGGAAGAATTGATTGAAGATTTCCAATCGGTCGGTTTGCAGCACGTTTTATGTACGGACATTTCTCGTGACGGCACGTTGGCGGGGTCAAACGTGGATTTATACAAAGAAATTTGTGCCAAATATCCTGATGTAAATTTCCAATCATCGGGCGGTATCGGTTCGCTTGCGGATATTCAAGCGTTAAAAGGCACAGGCGTGGCTGGCGTGATCGTGGGGCGTGCGTTGTTGGAAGGTAAATTTAATGTAGCGGAGGCAATCGAATGTTGGCAAAACGGATAA
- a CDS encoding endonuclease domain-containing protein, translating to MTEAEWALWYHLRAKRFCGIKFYRQKIVGNYIADFLSLNPKLIIELDGSQHAEQIEYDRIRTAYLEEQAFTVIRFWNDEVLRDINMVLDVIFDAIHNEPLSLRKSLTDFLHPLPQAGEG from the coding sequence ATGACAGAAGCTGAATGGGCGTTATGGTATCACTTACGAGCAAAACGTTTTTGTGGTATTAAATTCTATCGACAAAAAATTGTTGGAAATTATATCGCTGATTTTCTTTCACTTAATCCTAAATTGATTATTGAACTTGATGGCTCACAACACGCAGAACAAATAGAATATGATCGTATTCGTACGGCATATTTAGAAGAACAAGCATTTACAGTAATTCGCTTTTGGAATGACGAAGTTTTAAGGGACATAAATATGGTGCTAGATGTGATATTCGATGCTATTCATAATGAGCCCCTCTCCCTCCGAAAATCCTTAACGGATTTTCTCCACCCTCTCCCGCAAGCGGGCGAGGGGTAG
- a CDS encoding MOSC domain-containing protein, with protein sequence MAEVLALKIGLVENITFADGTTLESAIRKQPVDKITVHELGAEGNDVGLKAHHGGVDKALFFMAEKTFEKLTALIGKDFDWKNTAIYGENFIVSELDETNVCVGDRYQIGDVILEVSQPRKPCERLSLNSECAETQKIVREQGLTGWYVRVVQTGVCKKGDKIHRLQRSYPDLNIMHLNQLAAQKPTEAMRAELEKALACEVLAEAFKRTLRTQLSRI encoded by the coding sequence ATGGCGGAAGTGTTAGCCTTAAAAATCGGTTTGGTAGAAAACATCACTTTTGCGGACGGAACAACCTTAGAAAGTGCTATTCGCAAGCAACCGGTGGACAAAATCACCGTTCACGAATTAGGAGCAGAAGGCAATGATGTAGGTTTGAAAGCCCATCACGGCGGTGTGGATAAAGCATTATTTTTTATGGCGGAAAAAACCTTTGAAAAATTGACCGCACTTATCGGTAAAGATTTCGATTGGAAGAACACGGCGATTTACGGCGAGAATTTTATCGTTTCCGAATTGGATGAAACCAACGTTTGTGTGGGCGACCGTTATCAAATCGGCGATGTGATTTTAGAAGTGTCGCAACCACGCAAACCTTGCGAGCGGTTGTCGCTTAATTCTGAGTGTGCGGAGACGCAAAAAATCGTGCGAGAGCAAGGTTTAACAGGTTGGTATGTGCGTGTGGTTCAAACCGGCGTTTGCAAAAAAGGCGACAAAATCCACCGATTGCAACGCTCGTATCCAGATTTAAACATTATGCATCTAAACCAACTTGCCGCACAAAAGCCAACAGAGGCAATGCGTGCGGAGTTAGAAAAAGCCTTAGCTTGCGAAGTGCTGGCAGAGGCGTTTAAGCGGACGTTGAGAACGCAATTATCAAGAATTTAA
- the hisH gene encoding imidazole glycerol phosphate synthase subunit HisH, translating into MTNLVIIDTGCANLSSVKFAFDRLNIQAEISRDLAKIKSADKLLLPGVGTAIAAMKNLQDRKLIETIQNATQPMLGICLGMQLMTEFSTEGNVETLRLMSGKTELIPNTGLPLPHMGWNRVHYAADHPLFAGIEQDSHFYFVHSYAVLPNENTIATSNYGVDFSAAIASKNFYGVQFHPERSGKNGAQLLKNFVENI; encoded by the coding sequence ATGACTAATCTAGTAATCATCGACACAGGCTGTGCAAACCTGTCTTCTGTAAAATTTGCATTCGACCGCCTGAATATTCAAGCGGAAATTAGCCGTGATTTGGCGAAAATTAAATCGGCAGATAAATTGCTGTTACCAGGTGTGGGGACGGCGATTGCAGCGATGAAAAATCTGCAGGATCGCAAGCTGATTGAAACCATTCAAAATGCCACTCAACCGATGCTTGGCATCTGTTTGGGGATGCAGCTGATGACGGAGTTTTCCACCGAGGGCAATGTGGAAACTTTGCGCCTGATGAGCGGTAAAACGGAGTTAATTCCGAATACAGGCTTGCCGTTGCCGCATATGGGCTGGAACCGTGTGCATTATGCGGCGGATCATCCGTTGTTTGCCGGCATTGAGCAAGACAGCCATTTCTATTTTGTGCATAGTTATGCGGTGCTACCAAATGAGAATACCATTGCGACCAGCAACTATGGCGTGGATTTTTCAGCGGCGATTGCGAGCAAAAATTTTTATGGTGTGCAGTTCCACCCTGAGCGTTCGGGTAAAAACGGGGCGCAGTTGTTGAAAAATTTTGTGGAGAATATTTAA
- a CDS encoding putative phage abortive infection protein: MFKEIFDFIKNNKWYVLLVLGLLGLYFYQFHGGLSSDSEKWDHFGSYIGGIFSAVTLLSVLHGMQLERKRFNEQKVEFENEKREQEERRRKEDFERTFFMMLEQHNLKISSIENDIDTVYDELTRAYKFETVRKKCEVGGLNKEYANINVYFLNLYRILRFIHNNNILNINNEYSGLLRSFLSRKLLVILAFHLCYRDKSYNEFIKYINEFGFLEHIDLIYLESLMLSKTMNNISQEIIYQNILELDSLDECKLNCLISSLDNSGGRVVIMNDVSRNLVRSPSLLECYRTILNVKRLNEQLDVTSLNSEFNSDFFFSSLFLAIIKRFDKRAFTGNKHIEQILLYYKRYLK, from the coding sequence ATGTTTAAAGAAATTTTTGATTTTATAAAAAATAACAAATGGTATGTTTTATTAGTTTTGGGGTTACTAGGATTATATTTTTATCAATTTCATGGAGGCTTATCATCAGATAGTGAAAAATGGGATCATTTCGGAAGTTATATTGGTGGGATTTTTTCTGCCGTTACTTTATTAAGTGTTTTGCATGGAATGCAATTAGAACGTAAACGTTTTAACGAGCAGAAGGTTGAATTTGAGAATGAAAAAAGAGAGCAAGAGGAACGTCGGAGAAAAGAAGATTTTGAGCGTACTTTTTTTATGATGTTAGAACAACACAACTTGAAAATATCATCCATAGAAAATGACATTGATACTGTCTATGATGAATTAACTAGGGCATATAAATTTGAGACTGTTAGAAAGAAGTGTGAAGTTGGTGGGTTAAATAAAGAATATGCAAATATAAATGTTTATTTTCTCAATCTATATCGTATTCTTAGATTTATTCACAATAATAATATATTAAATATAAACAATGAATATTCTGGTTTGCTTAGAAGTTTTTTATCAAGAAAATTATTGGTAATTTTAGCTTTCCATCTATGTTATAGAGATAAATCATATAACGAATTCATAAAATATATAAATGAATTTGGTTTTTTAGAACATATTGATTTGATTTATTTAGAGTCTTTGATGCTTTCTAAGACAATGAATAATATTAGCCAAGAAATTATTTACCAAAATATTTTAGAGCTGGATTCTTTGGATGAATGTAAATTGAATTGTTTAATTTCTAGCTTGGATAACTCCGGAGGAAGAGTTGTAATAATGAATGATGTATCAAGAAATCTAGTAAGGAGTCCGAGTTTATTAGAGTGTTACAGAACTATTTTGAATGTGAAAAGGCTAAATGAGCAATTAGATGTTACTTCTCTAAACAGTGAATTTAATTCTGATTTTTTCTTTAGTAGTTTGTTTTTAGCAATTATCAAAAGATTTGACAAAAGGGCATTTACAGGAAATAAGCATATTGAACAAATTTTGCTTTATTATAAGAGATACTTAAAGTAG
- the hisB gene encoding bifunctional histidinol-phosphatase/imidazoleglycerol-phosphate dehydratase HisB: MTQQSILFIDRDGTLIDEPKTDFQIDSLEKLKFEPNVIPALLKLKHKYRFVMVSNQDGLGTSSFPQETFDKPHNAMMELFRSQGIEFDEVLICPHKPEDNCDCRKPKTKLLQKYIERELFDPATSFVIGDRATDVQLAENLGIRALQYHPEKLNWDLIAEKLLGEPVTNIGDRQPRYGEVVRKTKETDIKVQVWLDETGVNDIKTGVGFFDHMLDQIATHGGFRMNISCKGDLWIDEHHTVEDTALALGTALKQAIGDKRGIARFGFVLPMDECQAQCAMDLSSRPFIKFKADFKREKVGDFSTELTEHFFQSIAFTMLATLHIKAKGDNDHHKIESLFKVFGRTLRQAIRIEGNELPSSKGVL; this comes from the coding sequence ATGACACAACAATCTATTTTATTCATCGACCGTGACGGCACGTTAATTGACGAACCAAAAACCGATTTTCAAATCGACAGTTTAGAAAAACTCAAATTTGAGCCGAATGTGATCCCAGCCTTACTTAAACTCAAACATAAATATCGCTTTGTGATGGTAAGCAATCAAGACGGCTTAGGCACGAGTTCATTTCCACAAGAGACTTTCGACAAACCGCACAATGCGATGATGGAACTATTCCGCTCGCAAGGCATTGAATTTGATGAAGTGTTAATTTGCCCACACAAACCGGAAGACAACTGCGATTGTCGCAAACCGAAAACCAAGTTGCTGCAAAAATATATTGAGCGTGAACTGTTCGACCCTGCCACCAGTTTTGTCATCGGCGACCGTGCTACAGACGTTCAGTTGGCGGAAAATCTTGGTATTCGTGCTTTGCAATATCATCCTGAAAAATTAAATTGGGATTTGATTGCGGAAAAATTACTTGGCGAGCCAGTGACCAACATCGGCGACCGCCAACCACGCTATGGGGAAGTGGTACGCAAAACCAAAGAGACCGACATCAAAGTACAAGTATGGCTGGATGAAACCGGCGTGAACGACATCAAAACCGGCGTGGGCTTTTTCGACCATATGCTCGACCAAATCGCCACCCACGGCGGTTTCCGAATGAACATCTCGTGCAAAGGCGACCTCTGGATTGACGAACACCACACCGTTGAAGACACCGCTCTTGCCCTTGGTACAGCCTTAAAACAAGCCATCGGCGACAAACGTGGCATCGCCCGTTTCGGTTTCGTCTTACCAATGGATGAATGCCAAGCTCAATGTGCAATGGATTTATCCAGCAGACCGTTTATTAAATTCAAAGCGGATTTCAAACGTGAAAAAGTGGGCGATTTCAGCACCGAACTGACGGAGCATTTCTTCCAATCCATTGCCTTCACGATGCTTGCCACTTTGCATATCAAAGCCAAAGGCGACAACGACCACCACAAAATCGAAAGCCTGTTTAAAGTTTTCGGCAGAACCTTACGACAAGCGATTCGAATTGAAGGGAATGAATTACCTAGTTCGAAAGGGGTGTTGTAA
- the tnpA gene encoding IS200/IS605 family transposase → MSYTRNLYHIIFRTKYGTPSILEENEDALYRYILGFVREHNSVLYRINGMPDHLHLFVELHPMLSVAEFVQKLKTTTHKWIDENKHLFPEFYAWSRGYCSLTYCEKDKEKIINYIKNQKEHHKTADFVEEVKFLLTEAGIEINEKFFEQDL, encoded by the coding sequence ATGAGCTATACAAGAAATTTATACCATATTATCTTCCGTACTAAATATGGTACGCCAAGTATTTTAGAAGAAAATGAAGATGCGCTTTATCGCTATATTTTGGGATTTGTAAGAGAACATAATTCTGTGCTTTATCGGATCAACGGTATGCCCGATCATCTTCATCTTTTTGTTGAATTGCACCCGATGCTTTCGGTCGCTGAGTTTGTACAAAAACTGAAAACGACAACGCATAAATGGATTGATGAAAATAAACATCTTTTTCCTGAATTTTATGCGTGGTCTAGGGGCTACTGCTCACTAACTTATTGCGAAAAAGATAAAGAGAAAATCATCAATTACATTAAAAATCAAAAAGAACACCATAAAACAGCTGATTTTGTAGAAGAAGTAAAATTCTTGCTTACAGAGGCTGGAATTGAAATAAACGAAAAATTTTTTGAACAAGATTTATAG
- the hisC gene encoding histidinol-phosphate transaminase translates to MTISQLSRKNIQALTPYQSARRLGGSGDVWLNANEYPTSPAIDVQLSAFNRYPEAQPEGVVNGYAAYAGVKPEQVITTRGGDESIELIIRAFCEPTDSVLYCPPTYGMYSVSAETCGIALKTVPLTADFQLNLPEIERNLDGVKVVFVCSPNNPTGTLVKRSDLLKLLQITAGKAIVVVDEAYIEFCPQATMVSELPNYPHLAIIRTLSKAFALAGLRCGFTLANEELIGVLQKVIAPYPQPTPVTDIATQALTAQGLSEMQQRVADVLENCTWLIDQLKKIPSVVEIFDTEANYVLVKFQDGQKVFKALWEKGIILRDQHKALGLQNCIRISIGTREELERTVEAIGGV, encoded by the coding sequence ATGACAATCTCACAACTCTCCAGAAAAAACATCCAAGCCCTTACCCCATACCAATCGGCACGCCGTTTGGGTGGTTCGGGCGATGTGTGGCTAAATGCCAATGAATATCCGACTTCGCCGGCTATTGACGTACAATTATCGGCTTTTAACCGCTATCCCGAGGCACAACCTGAAGGCGTGGTTAATGGCTATGCGGCTTATGCAGGTGTGAAACCTGAGCAAGTCATTACCACTCGTGGCGGCGATGAAAGTATTGAATTGATTATCCGCGCTTTTTGTGAACCGACCGATAGCGTGTTGTACTGTCCGCCGACTTATGGAATGTACAGCGTGTCGGCGGAGACCTGTGGCATTGCGCTCAAAACCGTGCCTTTAACTGCGGATTTCCAACTCAATTTGCCTGAAATCGAACGTAATTTGGATGGAGTGAAAGTGGTGTTTGTGTGTAGCCCAAACAACCCGACGGGAACCCTCGTCAAGCGGTCAGATTTGCTCAAACTTTTGCAAATCACCGCAGGCAAAGCCATTGTGGTGGTGGACGAGGCTTATATTGAATTTTGCCCGCAAGCGACAATGGTCAGCGAACTACCAAATTATCCGCACTTAGCCATTATCCGCACGCTCTCCAAAGCTTTTGCTCTTGCTGGCTTGCGTTGCGGCTTTACCCTTGCTAATGAAGAATTGATCGGCGTGCTACAAAAAGTCATCGCCCCTTACCCACAACCTACCCCTGTAACCGACATCGCTACCCAAGCCTTAACCGCTCAAGGCTTGAGCGAAATGCAACAACGTGTTGCCGATGTGCTAGAAAACTGCACCTGGTTAATCGACCAACTCAAAAAAATCCCAAGCGTGGTTGAGATTTTCGACACTGAGGCTAACTATGTGCTGGTAAAATTCCAAGATGGACAAAAGGTGTTCAAAGCCTTATGGGAAAAAGGGATTATCTTGCGTGACCAACACAAAGCGTTAGGGTTACAGAATTGTATTCGGATTTCTATTGGCACGAGAGAAGAGCTGGAAAGAACGGTGGAGGCGATTGGGGGAGTATAA